A segment of the Leptolyngbya sp. FACHB-261 genome:
GTGCTGAGTCGCTCGGTTGGCTCGTAAGCAGCGGTGGCGACAACTGGGATGAGCCGGGTCCGGACAGCAGTGGCACCGTCTCAGCGGCAATGCTGGAGACAGTAGCCGCCTTTTGCGACACACCTGAATTAGCGCTTCCAGGTATCCCGATTCCCCAGCCAACCGATTCGATTCAGACGGTGGTCAATAACCTCGCTGATGCCCTTGGCTTGCCAGCGCCAACCTTCAGTGTTGCTAACGAAGATGAACTGCGACGCAAGCTACAGCGAGAGGTTGTCACAGCTAAGTTTGGTCAGCGAGATGCTCTCTGGGCACTGCATCGGGCGATTGGGCAAGCACGGGAGTTCATCTACATCGAGAGCCCGACCTTTGCTCGCACAGCCCGACCCAGCGGCACACCCAAACCGCATGAGGTGGATCTGGTCGAAGCCATTCGTCAGCAGTTGGCAGCCAACCCCCGGCTCAAAGTGATGATCTGTGTGCCGCGTGTACCTGATTTCGCCGCAGAGAAAGCCCCTTGGGTGAGAGCTGCATTGAAGCATCGCAAGGACGCCATTCAGCAGCTGATTACTCAAGATCGTAACCGGGTTGCAGCCTTTCATCCGATTGGCTTTCCGGGACGTCCTACAGCGATTCGCTCGACTGTGGTGATTGTTGATGACATTTGGTGTCTAGTTGGCACCAGCCATTTTCGTCGGCGGGGCATGACCTTCGATGGAGCGGTGGATGTCGTCAGCCTCGATCGCACAATGGCCAACGGCTATTCGAGTGGGATAACTCGCTTCCGTCAGGAGTTAATGGCTGCCAAGTTAGGCGTTGATGTCCCCGGTTCACCAGCAGTGACTTCGGCCATCTGGACAAGGCTGGCGCAACCAGAGGCCGCCTTCGATACGCTTGCTGATTTATTACAGCAAGGCGGGCTAGGACGTTGTAGCCCGATTTGGGCAGGCCCAACCGATACCAATGTCATTGAACAGAGTGCAGATGTTGTAGACCCGGATGGCGTCGATGAAGACGGCAGTAATCTTCTGAATCTGTTTAAGACTCTGCTGTTGGAGGGTTGATATTGGCTGCAACAGTAACTGCAAAAAAACTGCAAAAATTGAGCAATACAGTTGAGAGGCAGAGGCTCTATTCTTTGGTTGGCCATGTCAGTTGGTCCAGCCAGAACATGTTGATCAATTAGCCACTTGATGAACCAATCGGAGTCAACCGACGAGCAACCTTCTGGGCTGGCTTCCCGCCTGTTCGAATCAGCTCAAGCCCTCAACTGCGAGACAGAAGATCTGCTGGTGCTCCTGCTTCAACTCTTCGAGCGAGAACTTCAAGATCAAAACATTGATCTCGACGAAATAGGCTGCATCGAGCAGCTCAGGCTTGTGTTGGGTCTATAAATTGCCTGTCCATCAAAACTAAACGAAAAACTAGGCAGAGAACTAGGCAATCTGCCAAGTTTCCTCGGGCAAACGACGGTAAATGCCTTGCTGTCGTTGCATAAACTGGTAGCCGATCAACTCGCGGCGCAGAGTTGCACAGTCTGGGTGGCGTCGTTGCAAAATCTCGTTGACGCTGCGCTCTGGATAATCCACCCCCTCCTCAAATTGGCCCACGAGCCATTTCAGAATCACCCAGCGCTTCTTGCGGCTAGCGGGAATCTCTTTGAGTCGCCCCTCCTCTAGGAAGTTACTGAGGATCTTGCGCTCCCAAGCTTGACCCTCCACTTCTGTGACTAGGGAGGCAAGTTGAGCTGGGGAAAAGACGATCTGGTTGAGCTGTGTCAGGGCCTCTGTATTCAGCTGGTACCAGTGAGTGTTGCCCTCAGGGCGCATCTTGACCAGCTTCAATTCCTTGAGCTTGGCCAAGTGATGAGAGATGGTTGGCTCTCGCAACTCCAGCAAGGTTGCCAGTTCTTCCACACTGCACTCACGGTTGGCGAGTAGGCCAAGCAGCTTGAGGCGGCTCTCGTTAGCCAGGGCCTTAAAGAAGCTCAGCAGGGTCTGCAATTCTTGGTTTTCCACACGGGCTCCCTACTTAGACAGGTATCTAATTAGAAGTATATCGAATTAGATAGGCCAAGGTAGAGGAGAATCAGCCAAGTTGCCCCTGTTAAGGAACTGTTGGCAGGGTTCGGTAGCTGTTTTGAGAGTGGCTGTTCACACAGTGCAGTTACCGTCTGAAATGCGAACGTCGGTCGAGCCAAGCTCTGGCTTCGTCTTCTGAATTCAATTGATGGTGTGCTTGAGTGGTCGGATCGTAAATCTGCCAGCAACCGTTTCTCTCTTGCCAAACCTGCAATTCGGGGCTTTGAACCATGCCTTGAGCCAACTTCTGCAAGCTTAGTTTCAGTATGGATAATAGCAACTCAGAAAAACGCGAGGAGGTTAATTTTGGGCTTGATTGAGTCAAAGATAAGAAGTGATTTGGTGAAGAAGATCGCATTGCTAGAAATGCTCCTTTTAATAAGCAAGCTATTGGCTATCTCTGTCTAGATCCAATCTACGCAAAGCTCGTAACTAACACATTCCCCTTTGCTGCCAACCCATACCTATTAATCGGCTAATTTGATTGCATAAAAGTGCAAATCTCTGTTCGCCCTGAACCCGCTTCCAAAGCTAGCCTTAGCAGAGCGAGCCAAAAGTTTTTCGTTTTCAAAGAGTTCTTACAACCCTACCGATTAACCCGCCGCTCCTTTATCATCTATCATCCAAGCTTTGCGCTCTTTTCTGTTTCTTCGACGTGGGCAGACGATAATGCAGTACATCAGCACCCGCGGCAGCGCCCCTGCCCTCACTTTTCCTGACGCCGTCCTAGCTGGCCTAGCCAGCGATGGTGGCCTGTACCTGCCGGAAAGCTATCCACAGTTTTCTGCCGCCGAGTGGCAAAAGCTGGCAACGCTACCGTACCCCGAATTGGCAGCCAGGATCATGGAGCCCTATGTGGGCAGCAGCATCCCTTACTCAACGCTGCTGGCCTTAGCTCAACAGACTTACAGCAAATTTCATCATCCAGCCATCGCGCCGCTGAAACAGCTGAGCCATGATCACTGGCTTCTAGAACTATTCCATGGCCCAACCATTGCCTTCAAGGATTACGCCCTACAGTTTCTGGGACGGCTGTTCGACTATCTACTCGAAAAGCGCTCCAAAAAACTGACGATCATCGGTGCAACCTCCGGTGACACTGGCTCTGCTGCCATTGAGGCCTGCCGGGATAAGTCAACCATGGACATTATCATCCTGTATCCCCATGGTCGGGTATCCGATGTGCAACGGCGGCAGATGACAACCGTTGCCTCCAGCAATGTCCACACCATTGCGCTGGAGGGGACCTTCGACGATTGCCAGAACATGCTGAAAGCTCTGTTTAGCGATATGTCTTTGCGGCAAGAGCGCCATTTATCGGCGGTGAACTCAATCAATTGGGCCCGCATCCTGGCACAGGTTGTTTACTATGCCTACGCGGCCCTTGCCCTGGGCGCACCCCATCGCGCTGTCTCCTTCGCAGTGCCAACTGGCAATTTCGGCAATGTCTTTGCGGCTTACGTTGCCCCCCAAATGGGACTACCGGTCAAGCATCTCGCCATCGGCACCAACAAAAATGATATTCTCACCCGTTTTTTTGAAACTGGCAGCATGAGTATCACCGGGGTGGAACCCAGCATTAGCCCCAGTATGGATATCCAGGTTTCTAGCAATTTCGAGCGTCTGCTC
Coding sequences within it:
- the thrC gene encoding threonine synthase, with amino-acid sequence MQYISTRGSAPALTFPDAVLAGLASDGGLYLPESYPQFSAAEWQKLATLPYPELAARIMEPYVGSSIPYSTLLALAQQTYSKFHHPAIAPLKQLSHDHWLLELFHGPTIAFKDYALQFLGRLFDYLLEKRSKKLTIIGATSGDTGSAAIEACRDKSTMDIIILYPHGRVSDVQRRQMTTVASSNVHTIALEGTFDDCQNMLKALFSDMSLRQERHLSAVNSINWARILAQVVYYAYAALALGAPHRAVSFAVPTGNFGNVFAAYVAPQMGLPVKHLAIGTNKNDILTRFFETGSMSITGVEPSISPSMDIQVSSNFERLLFDHYKRDGAQVALAMNGFRQSGKFQISAEGLLQLQRTFKAYRLDDDQTLAVIRKVYQETGELIDPHTAIGVAAAGRAIEPGIPVVSLACAHPAKFPKAVKQATGVHPPLPDWLADLHQRQERTTVLPNSYSQVKEFVLGCTSSSLAS
- a CDS encoding metalloregulator ArsR/SmtB family transcription factor encodes the protein MENQELQTLLSFFKALANESRLKLLGLLANRECSVEELATLLELREPTISHHLAKLKELKLVKMRPEGNTHWYQLNTEALTQLNQIVFSPAQLASLVTEVEGQAWERKILSNFLEEGRLKEIPASRKKRWVILKWLVGQFEEGVDYPERSVNEILQRRHPDCATLRRELIGYQFMQRQQGIYRRLPEETWQIA